The Elusimicrobiota bacterium genome contains the following window.
GCCAGCGCGGCGCTGGTTTTTCCCATCTGCATCAACGAAATTATTCCTTCCTGCATTCTCGCCCCGCCCGAAGAAGAAACGATTATTAATGGCAGACGTTTTTCTATCGCCTTTTCCGTTGCCCTAGCAATTTTTTCTCCGACAACCGAGCCCATGCTTCCGCCCATAAAATCAAAATTCATTACACATATTATTACGCCTTGTTTCCCTATTTTTCCTTCTCCCGTTATTACGGAATCTACATCAGATAAGGCAATTTTTTTAGCATAACCCGGAAATTCCAGCGGATCGGCTGAAATCATATCAGGATCAAATTCTTGAAAAGAATTTTTTTCAATAAGCATATCAATTCTTTCCTTTGCGGTAAGCCTTAAATATGCACCGCATTTTGGGCATATTTTAAAATTTTCATCCAGCTCTTTTTGATATATAATCTGTTCGCACTTTGTGCATTTTGTCCATACCCCTTTTGGAATTTCTTTTTTTCCTTTTGAAGTTGAAGATACTGCCATCTTTACCTCCACACCCCGATACATCGGGGCCCGCTCCTAAGGAGCGGGCGGACCAAACCTGCTCCTATCGAGTCCTCGCCAGGTCTTATATGCCGACAGACACTTAACGATTTTTAGCTGTCTAAAGCTTTCCTAAGCGATTTTATAAATGATGCGATTATTTTATTCCGTTTATTCATATTTTTGTTTTTTCTTATTATTTCAATTAATGCCGAGCCGACAATTACGCCGTCCGCATAATTTTTTATATTCAAAACCTGCTTTGCAGACGAGATTCCGAATCCTATAAACCGAGAATTTCTGGTAATATATTTATTTGTTTTTTTAAGAAATTCTTTTGCGGATTGAGGCAACTCTTTTCGACTGCCTGTAACTCCCGTAAGGGATACTATATAAACAAATCCTCTGCTTTGGTTGTCAATACTTTTTAACCTTTTATCAGGAGTGTTTGGCGCTGCCAAAAATACCAGCGATAAATTGTTTTTCCTGCATGCAAGGCTTAGCTCTTTGGATTCTTCAGGGATAAGATCAGGAACAATAAAACCGTCTACCCCGGCGTTATTAGCTCTTTTTGCTGACTGTGTATTACCTAAATGAAAGATGGGATTGCTATAACTCATCAAAAGAATCGGTATATCGGTTTTCTTGCGCAATCGTTTTACAAAATCAAAGATCCTTAGTAAGCTGACCCCTTTTTTTACTCCGTGCTCCGAAGCAAACTGTATCGTAGGGCCGTCTGCAATCGGATCAGAAAAAGGAACGCCAAGCTCAACAATATCAGCGCCGTTTGACTCAAGAACTTTTATTAATGTTTCAGTAGTTTTAAAATCAGGAAATCCCGCAGTTATAAAAGTAATTAATGCTTTTCTTTTTTGTTTTTTAAGGTCCCTGATCTTTTTTTCTAGTCTATTCATTTTAGCGGATAGCAAATAGCGGATAGCGGATAGAAAAGATTTACCGAGTCTTAACTATACGCTATACGCTAAACGCTATTTCCTATATTTTTTATGCTGTCTACATCTTTATCTCCGCGTCCTGAAAGGCAAACAACTATAATATCGTTTTTGCTAATTTTTGGCGCAAGTTTGGGTATATAAGCTAAAGCGTGAGCAGATTCTAAAGCAGGAATTATTCCTTCAGTTTCAGATAAAATCTTAAACGCTGTCAACGCTTCTTTGTCTGTTATTGGAAAATATTGCGCGCGTTTAGTTTCTTTATAAAAGCTATGCTCCGGCCCTATTCCCGGATAATCAAGTCCTGCTGCAACTGAATGGGTCGGACTGATCTGGCCGTTAGCATCCTGCAAAACATATGTTTTCATACCGTGTAGTATTCCTATGCTTCCTTTTGAAGCGCTTGCCGCGCCTTGTGCCTCAAGACCGATAAATTTCACGGATTTATCGTTATAAAAGGGATGAAAAAGGCCGATTGAATTGCTTCCTCCGCCAACGCACGCTAAAAGGTAGTCGGGAAGACGTTTTTCTATTTTCAGTATTTGTCTTTTCGTTTCTTTACCAATTACCGATTGAAACTGCCTTACCATAAAAGGATACGGGTGCGGCCCCATTACAGATCCTATGCAGTAAAATGTATCTTTTACATTGGTAACCCAGTCCCGCAGAGCCTCGTTGATCGCATCTTTTAATGTTTTTGTTCCGGATTTTACAGATATCACTTTTGCGCCTAAAAGTTCCATTCTAAAAACATTTAAGGACTGGCGTCTTATATCTTCTTCTCCCATATAAATTTCGCACTTAATTCCAAAAAGTGCCGCGGCAGTAGCTGTTGCAACCCCGTGCTGGCCAGCCCCTGTTTCGGCTATAACTCTTTTTTTGCCAAGCCGTTTTGCAAGCAGCAGCTGTCCCAATGTATTGTTAATTTTATGAGAGCCGGTATGTAATAAATCTTCTCTTTTCAGATAAATCTTTATCCCGCCATATTTTTCGCCCAATCGTTTAGCATGATAGAGTAAACTCGGCCGCCCGGCATAGTTTTGCAGATAAAAATTAAGTTCCTTTTGAAAATTCTTATCCTTATATGCATTAATAAATTCTTTTTCAAGAATATTTATGGGCTCAAATAAAGTTTCGGGCACAAATTGTCCCCCAAAACTTCCGAAATATTTTTTCATGCTTTAAGTCCTCTTGCAATTCTAACTAGCTTATTTACTTTATCGTAATCTTTTCTCCGAGGCAGCCTTTCAACTCCTGTAGCAACATCTACCGCAAAAGGCTGCACTTTTGTAATAGCTTCACTTACGTTGTCCGGAGTAATTCCGCCGGCAAGAAAAAAGGGTTTTCCTGCCTTAATAACACCAAGATTAGTTAAAGACTTGGCTTCTTTGCAATATTCGGGCGTTTCTGAGCCGTGAAGCTGAATCATTTTAAGGGAGCATTTCTTGGCAGTCTTGGCTATCAGATTTATATCTTCGTCCACAAAAACCCCGACCGGTATTATAAACGGCGGAAGCTTGGCAACAACTTCTTTGCAGAGTTTTTCAGAGATTTTTCTTAGACTCTCTTTATAAAAATTGAAGCCGATATAATCAGCGCCAATATTAGTTACCAGCAACGCATCATCTAAATTGGTTACACAGCAAATTTTAACTTTAACCATTTTATTTTATTCCCCTTAAATCCTCCAAGGTTTCTTTAATGTTTGTGCTCGTCATTAGAGTATTTCCAATCAAAAAAGTATTTATTCCGAAACTCAAAAGTTTTTTTATGTCTGAGGGAGTCCTGATTCCGCTTTCGGCAACAACAATTTTGTCCTTAGGAATTTTAGGGTAAATTTTAGCGACTATACTTAAGTCAACTTTAAAATCGTTAAGATTACGGCTATTAATTCCTATTATTTCTGCCCCACAATTTAATACTTTATCTATTTCTCCTTCATCGTGTATTTCAACAAGCGCATCAAGCTTAATCTTTTTTGCCAGTTCTATCATGTTTTTAAGTTTTTGATTATCCGAAAGCGCAGATATTAAAAGTACCGCGTCCGCGCCATATGCCTTTGCCTCATAAAGCTGATACTCGTCAAAAATAAAATCTTTCCTTAATACCGGCAGGCTGGTATTTGTCTTTACAGCGCTTAAATTATCAAGATTTCCTAAGAAATATTTTTCTTCAGTAAGCACCGATACCGCGCAAGCGCCGCCAGCCTCATAATCTTTAACAATTTTTATCGGGTCAAAATCTTCCTTGATAACTCCGTATACGGGCGTGGCTTTCTTTATTTCCGCAATAATGTTGATCCTGTCTTTTTTTTCAATCGCTTTCTTAAAGCTTATGGATTTATTGACTCCTGATGCTTTTTTTTCAAGTTTACTGACGGGAAATATTTTTTTCCTTTTTTCAAGAATATCTTTTTTTGCCTTAACTATATCTAACAAAATACTATTCATTGGTCATTTTAATAAGCATATTAAGTTTTTCTTTTGCTTTGCCCGAATCAATTGATTCTTGAGCTATTTTGATGCCTTCCTTCAAAATGTTAGCTATTCCACCGATAAAAAGCCCCGCTCCAGCATTTAAAATAACTATGTCTCGTTTAGGACCTTTTACACCGTTTAAAATATCCAAAACTATTTTTGCATTATCTTTGGCGCTTCCGCCTCTTATATCAGATATTTTTGATCTTTTAATTTTAAAGTCTTCAGGTTTTATAGTAAAAGTTTTGATTTTGCCTGAGTCCAGTTCCG
Protein-coding sequences here:
- the accD gene encoding acetyl-CoA carboxylase, carboxyltransferase subunit beta; the protein is MAVSSTSKGKKEIPKGVWTKCTKCEQIIYQKELDENFKICPKCGAYLRLTAKERIDMLIEKNSFQEFDPDMISADPLEFPGYAKKIALSDVDSVITGEGKIGKQGVIICVMNFDFMGGSMGSVVGEKIARATEKAIEKRLPLIIVSSSGGARMQEGIISLMQMGKTSAALALLGEHKIPYISVLVDPTTGGVAASFAMLGDVIIAEPKSLIGFAGPRVIEQTIRQKLPEGFQLSEFLMQHGMVDIISERKNLKETLIKVLDFISN
- the trpA gene encoding tryptophan synthase subunit alpha: MNRLEKKIRDLKKQKRKALITFITAGFPDFKTTETLIKVLESNGADIVELGVPFSDPIADGPTIQFASEHGVKKGVSLLRIFDFVKRLRKKTDIPILLMSYSNPIFHLGNTQSAKRANNAGVDGFIVPDLIPEESKELSLACRKNNLSLVFLAAPNTPDKRLKSIDNQSRGFVYIVSLTGVTGSRKELPQSAKEFLKKTNKYITRNSRFIGFGISSAKQVLNIKNYADGVIVGSALIEIIRKNKNMNKRNKIIASFIKSLRKALDS
- the trpB gene encoding tryptophan synthase subunit beta, which gives rise to MKKYFGSFGGQFVPETLFEPINILEKEFINAYKDKNFQKELNFYLQNYAGRPSLLYHAKRLGEKYGGIKIYLKREDLLHTGSHKINNTLGQLLLAKRLGKKRVIAETGAGQHGVATATAAALFGIKCEIYMGEEDIRRQSLNVFRMELLGAKVISVKSGTKTLKDAINEALRDWVTNVKDTFYCIGSVMGPHPYPFMVRQFQSVIGKETKRQILKIEKRLPDYLLACVGGGSNSIGLFHPFYNDKSVKFIGLEAQGAASASKGSIGILHGMKTYVLQDANGQISPTHSVAAGLDYPGIGPEHSFYKETKRAQYFPITDKEALTAFKILSETEGIIPALESAHALAYIPKLAPKISKNDIIVVCLSGRGDKDVDSIKNIGNSV
- a CDS encoding phosphoribosylanthranilate isomerase; translated protein: MVKVKICCVTNLDDALLVTNIGADYIGFNFYKESLRKISEKLCKEVVAKLPPFIIPVGVFVDEDINLIAKTAKKCSLKMIQLHGSETPEYCKEAKSLTNLGVIKAGKPFFLAGGITPDNVSEAITKVQPFAVDVATGVERLPRRKDYDKVNKLVRIARGLKA
- the trpC gene encoding indole-3-glycerol phosphate synthase TrpC; the protein is MNSILLDIVKAKKDILEKRKKIFPVSKLEKKASGVNKSISFKKAIEKKDRINIIAEIKKATPVYGVIKEDFDPIKIVKDYEAGGACAVSVLTEEKYFLGNLDNLSAVKTNTSLPVLRKDFIFDEYQLYEAKAYGADAVLLISALSDNQKLKNMIELAKKIKLDALVEIHDEGEIDKVLNCGAEIIGINSRNLNDFKVDLSIVAKIYPKIPKDKIVVAESGIRTPSDIKKLLSFGINTFLIGNTLMTSTNIKETLEDLRGIK